A segment of the Desulfomicrobium macestii genome:
GTCGATCACTTCCGGTTCGCTGAGCCCTCTCTTGAAATTGAAGATGGCCCGGCCCATGTTGGTGCCGAGAAGCGGGAGATTTTTCGCCCCAAAGACAAAAAGGGCGATGACCAGAATGATGAGCAGTTCCTGAACGCCAATTCCGAACATGAGAGCCTCCGCAAGAGGTGCTGGAAAAATGGTTTGACGCGTTTGAAGCCGGGAAGACACATGGAAAAAGACGGTGCGGCAGGGAGATTCCGTGCCGACCGGGCAACGGCCAAGGTCATCTTGGGCGTTGGGTGCGGACATCCATATCAGGGGTCCCGGGCAAGTGAAAGTGGGAAGATGCGTGCATAAAATCAGCGCAGTCTTTTGGCTGCAATCTTGTATACCGCGCTGCGTTCACGCTTTCCCACCGCGATCACGACAATGACTACTTCATGGTCGCGGACTTCATAAAGCAGCCTGTAACCGGCGCTCCGAAGCTTGATCTTGTAGCAGTCCGGCATGCCCGAGAGTTGGGCGCTGTTCACTCTTGGGCGCTCACGCCGCTGGAGCAGTTTTTTTGCGAAATGCTCGCGGATGACGGGATCAAGCCTGTCCCATTCCTTTTTGGCCTCTTCCTTGAACCGCAGGCTATAGGTCATCCCAGGCCACCTCGATCTCCGGTTGATCCTTGCGCGCGGTGGCCAGGGCTGCAAGCTCCATGTCTTCGAGTTTGTCCATGAGAGTTTCGTATGCATGAGCCGGTACACAGTAGAAGACCGGTTCGTTGTGATTGAGGATGGCCACGGGGAAACCTTCGCCCGCGGCGACGGTGGCCATGGGATTTTTCTTGAGTTCCGACACGCTGGCCGCCACATCGGCAAGTATCATGTTGGGCATGGCTTCTCCTTTTTTAGTGCTGTTAATAGTACTGCAATTAGGTTTTTATTTGGTCGTGGTCAAGGCGGCAAGCATGGAGACCAAAGCGCCGGAAGATCTGGTATCAA
Coding sequences within it:
- a CDS encoding twin-arginine translocase TatA/TatE family subunit, encoding MFGIGVQELLIILVIALFVFGAKNLPLLGTNMGRAIFNFKRGLSEPEVIDITAESKSRDASGQNP
- a CDS encoding type II toxin-antitoxin system RelE family toxin — encoded protein: MTYSLRFKEEAKKEWDRLDPVIREHFAKKLLQRRERPRVNSAQLSGMPDCYKIKLRSAGYRLLYEVRDHEVVIVVIAVGKRERSAVYKIAAKRLR
- a CDS encoding type II toxin-antitoxin system Phd/YefM family antitoxin, whose protein sequence is MPNMILADVAASVSELKKNPMATVAAGEGFPVAILNHNEPVFYCVPAHAYETLMDKLEDMELAALATARKDQPEIEVAWDDL